A genomic segment from Sulfitobacter mediterraneus encodes:
- a CDS encoding homocysteine S-methyltransferase family protein, whose protein sequence is MSAITLLDGGMGQELVHRAGDRPTPLWSTQVMVDHPGLVAEVHGDYADAGASVATTNSYAIHRDRLLGTPLEDQLAELLALALKEAQNSGSARIAGAIGPLVASYRPDLHPDPDTATPAYAEIAQALAPGCDLILAETVASVDHARSVLAGALSAGKPVWIAMTVDDQDGTRLRSGEHLAEAVAAVADHADAVLVNCSAPEAVPAALPILAASARPFGAYANGFEKIAEGFLTAKPTVDALTSRRDLTPAAYAELVLRWMDQGATIVGGCCEVGPKHIKEIHRRLLAADYTII, encoded by the coding sequence ATGAGCGCGATCACGCTTCTGGATGGCGGCATGGGCCAAGAACTGGTGCACCGCGCCGGGGACAGGCCAACGCCTTTGTGGTCCACACAGGTGATGGTGGATCACCCCGGATTGGTGGCCGAAGTCCACGGTGATTATGCAGATGCCGGGGCCTCGGTGGCCACCACCAACAGCTATGCAATTCACCGGGACCGTCTGCTGGGGACGCCTCTCGAAGATCAATTGGCCGAACTGTTGGCGCTTGCGCTCAAAGAGGCACAGAACAGCGGCTCTGCACGCATCGCGGGGGCGATTGGGCCGCTGGTTGCCTCTTACAGGCCGGATTTGCATCCGGACCCTGACACGGCGACACCGGCCTATGCCGAAATCGCCCAGGCCTTGGCGCCGGGATGCGATCTCATTCTGGCAGAAACCGTTGCCTCGGTGGACCATGCCCGCTCCGTTCTGGCAGGGGCGCTGAGTGCTGGCAAACCTGTCTGGATCGCGATGACGGTGGATGATCAAGACGGCACCCGCCTGCGCTCGGGAGAGCATCTGGCAGAGGCGGTTGCGGCGGTGGCCGATCATGCGGATGCCGTGCTCGTCAATTGCTCCGCTCCTGAGGCCGTGCCTGCGGCGCTGCCTATTCTGGCCGCATCTGCCCGCCCTTTTGGAGCCTATGCCAATGGGTTTGAAAAGATCGCCGAAGGTTTTCTAACGGCAAAGCCGACGGTTGATGCGCTGACCTCCAGACGCGACTTGACCCCTGCGGCCTATGCCGAGCTCGTTTTGCGCTGGATGGATCAGGGTGCCACCATCGTTGGTGGCTGCTGCGAGGTTGGCCCCAAGCATATCAAAGAAATTCACCGTCGCTTGTTGGCGGCAGATTATACCATCATTTGA